ACTATGAGGTGGAACATGAACTAGCTTCTAGCTAGTATGAGCCAGATAGTTCATCTTTGCGTCATTGTGCTATGCGTGCTCAAGCGTTGCTATGAAGCTCTATGTATAAGTCGGTATATGAACTTGGTACGCTGCGCCTGCTTCTCCTAACTGCTCAGGTTAGGATGAGCGGGCTTTTTTGCTTTTCACGACACCTTTCCTTTCCATAATAATTGCTTGCCCCCTTCCTAAAACGCCTTTCTAATTACTTCCTTTATGAGAACACCATTTACTTTTTCACCTCCTGCTGCTTCCCTGCTCAGGGGCCGGTTACGGCACCTACTGGGGGCTGCGCTTGCCCTGGGAGCAACTAGTGCATTTGCTCAGTCACAATTGCAGTTTCCGCGCGTGGAGCCATTCAAAAATGGGGTTACCGCCTCGCCTGGCTTCCGATTAGGTGGAGCGGTAGAAAACCCTAACACGCCGAATGGCGGTACGGCGGTACTTACCGCAAGCAATGGTACTGATGCAGAAAACTTTGGGTACCTGCGCCTTACTACGGCAGCGACAGACCAGGCCGGATACGCTATTGACCGCGCTTTTTTTCCTGCTCCTTCTGGATTCAGTATCTCATTTGAGTTCTTTTCCTATGGCGGCACTGGCGCAGATGGCTTCTCTGTATTCTTAGTTGATGCGGATAAAACCACTGCGGAAAACTTTGTCAGTGGTGCAACTGGCGGTTCGCTAGGATATGCTCAAAAGACAGTCAGTCCTGTAAGCAACGGGGTGCCGAATGGTTACATTGGCATAGGCATCGACGAATGGGGAAACTTTGCTAACCCCACCGAAGGCCGGGTAGGCGGCCGCGTACCCGGTGTACTTGCCGACGGACGTACTCCAGACGCAGTATCGATTCGGGGTGCCGGCAACGGAGGCAGCGTAGCTCCCAACACGGAGTATCCCTACATTGCTGGCAGCGGCCAGTTGCCCTTTAGCCTTGACGTACCTACTGCGCGGGCGCAGCTCGGCAGCCCCGACTTTCGCCGGGCCTATATCGACGTAGTGCCTCAATCCGACGGTACTTACCAGATTACGGTGCGTATCCAGCGCGGCAACACGGTAACCACAGCTATCAGCAAAGTTACCGTACCCAAACCGCCACCAAACCTGCGCATCGGCTTCTCTGGCTCGACAGGCGGTAGCACCAACGTGCACGAAATCCGCAATCTAGCTATTTTACAACGGCCGTTTGCTGACGATGATTTGGCTACTACGCTGTTTAACCAGCCGGTATCACTCAATGTCATCAGCAACGACGTCTTCCCCGGTAGTAACTTCAACCCCGGTACCGTAGACCTGGATCCATTTACCGCTGGCATCCAAAGCACCCTTACGCTTTCGGGTAGGGGCACTTTCTCGGCCAGTTCGGGAGGCGTAGTAACCTTCACGCCGAGCGGCACATTTGCTGGCGTTATCAGTATCCCCTACTCAGTTAAAAATACGCTCAACGACGACCCTGCACTATCGGCGGAAAATCAACAGAACGTATCGAACCCCGCTAACATCACCGTAATCGTGCGGGGTGCTGATTTGGCGACTTCCGTAACGGGTCCTAGCTCGGCTACTACCGGCTCCACGATTACCTACACGGTAAGCACCGCTAACCTGGGCACTGAGCCGGCCACCAATGTGGCGCCAACGATTCAACTGCCGACTGGTCTGACTAACGTAACCGTCTCAAGCGGCTCCTACAACTCGGGTACTGGCTTGGTTACTTTTGGCACGGTGAGCAGCCTGGCTCCTAGCGCTAGTCCGATTTCCAACACGGTTTCGTTTACGGCTCCATCGCCGCGCCTGCTCACGGCCCCAGCTTCGGCTACCACGCCCACTCCGGACCCGGTAGCAACCAACAACACGGCTACCATTTCCACTATCATTGGCCAGTTGCCCAACCCGGCGGAAGTGTGTGCTACCCCCGGTAAAGATGGCCCTGGCGCCCTTTCTACCACTGGTACTCAGCCGAACACCTACTTCCCTGGCGTTAGCGTGGCGAATGATAGACGGAGTATTGTGCTGAACGCCGGTACGGGTGCTACGGCTATTGCCGCTGGCGACCTACTGCTGGTAATGCAGATGCAAGGCGCCGATATCAATTCTACTAACAGCTCAGCTTACGGCTCGGGTGGCTCGGGGGGCAGCGGCAACCTTACTTCTAATTACACAGCTGGCACTTATGAGTATGCCGTTGCCGCCAATGCTGTAACAGTCGCTGGCACAAACAAAACCCTGCAACTGGCCAATCCTCTGACTAATACTTATGTCAACCAGGACTTTACGACGGGTAACGGACAGCGCCGCTTCCAGGTAATTCGGATTCCGCAATATTCGTCGCTGACAGTTTCGGGTGCCGTAACCGGCCTAGCCTGGAACGGCACTGTAGGTGGGGTATTAGCCGTTGACGTAGCCGGTCAGACTACCTTCAGCGCCTCATCCATTCTTGATATGAATGGCAAAGGCTTCCGTGGAGGCGGAGGTGTTGATTATGATGGCAACAATAGTTATGGAATTAACGACTTCCGCAATCTTGCCTCCAACAACAAGCAAGCTGCGCACGGCTCTAAAGGCGAAGGCATAGCTGGTACGCCCCGCTACATCAACATCGACGGTACTAGTACTGACACGAACGTAGAAGGCTATCCGGGCGGCAGTGTAGGCCAGGGCGCTCCTGGTAACGCTGGAGGTGGCGGTACCGACGCCTTCCCCACTGGTAGCAATGGTGGTAACACTGGCGGCGGTGGCGGCGGCAATGGTGGCAACGGCGGTAACGGTGGCGGTTACAATACTAGTGCTACGGGAGGCAAACCCGGTACTGCTGCTGCAAGTGCTGCGGCCGGCAGGATATTCCTCGGCGGTGGCGGTGGCGCGGGAAGTGCCAATAGCAATTCGGCGGAAGCCTCTTCGGGTGCTGATGGTGGCGGGATTATTATTCTGCGCACCGGGCTGGTTTCCGGCAGCGGAATCATCCGCGCCAACGGCGACGCTGCTCTCAACCTTACGGCCAATGACGAAGGAGCCGGTGGCGGTGGCGCAGGAGGTACGGTGCTGATTGCCGCGCAAAACCCTACGGGCCTGACTAACTTGGTTGTTGAAGCAAATGGCGGCAGAGGCGGCAACGCTCGCACCAACACTAACGACATTTATGGCGGCGGCGGCGGCGGCGGCGGCGGCCTCATCTACTCTAATGGCAATATCAGCACCAGCTCCGTAGCCGGGGCTGGGACTAACGGCACCAGCAGCAACGGAACAGCTAACGGCACTACTGCCGGTACTGCCGGCACGGTTAACCGTAACGCTAGCCTGCCAGCTGGCATTGCCGGCGCTGGTGACTGCTTGCCCACGTTGACCGTGGACCTGAAGACTACTACCCCCACCGTTCAGCGCACTGGTGCGGATGGCACGCCGGTAAATCCGGCTCTCTACACCATGACCCTGTTCAACACGGGTGGCCAAGCTTCTAATGTTAGTCCCTTAGTAAATCTCACCAGCAACATTTTCCAGTTTGATGGCACCTTCACACCCGAAGTTGTCTTGACGCTGGCTAATGGGACTACCACTACGGCTCCGGCGGGTTTTGCCAACCCTACTTCGGGAGTTAGCTTATTGAGCTTTGGCAGCTTCACCATGCCTGCCGGGGCTAGGCTAACCGTTACGTTCCGGGCTACGATTGCAGCATCAGCACAAAACAATCTTGCTTATCAGGCTAGTGCTGCTGTTACTTACCTCAATCCACTGCGTACAACAGCTTCTGGTACTATCCAGCCCGGCCAGAACTATGCTGGTGGCACTGACAACAGCCTCGGCGCCGCAGGTGGCAGCAACTACACTGCCTCTTCCAGCACGGCTGAAGACGTTACCATTGCCCGTCCGCTGCCCGTGACGCTGACTGCTTTTGCCGTGGCCGCTTCGGGGCAGGATGCCAAGCTCACCTGGAGCACGGCTCAGGAGCTGAACAACGACCGATTTGAAGTGGAGCGCAGCCTGGATGGCGCATCGTTTGAGCGCGTGGGTTCGGTACAAGGCAAGGGCACGACCAGTGTAGCTTCTACTTATACCTACGTTGATGCCAAAGCGGGCCGCCTCTCGCTAAAGCCCATCTACTACCGTCTGCGTCAAGTAGACCTGGACGGTACGTTCAGCTACTCACCGGTGCGCACGGTACGCTTCGAGCGTCCGGCCAAGATGAGCATTGCCCTCTACCCCAACCCGCACACCGGCCGCGCCACCCTGGACCTGACGGCCCTGCCGGCCGGTGAATACGTGGTAGACATTACCGACCTGGCCGGTCGCCACGTGCAGCAGTTGCGCGTGACGGGCGCCAGCGAGAATCCGCTGGCCCTGACCAAGCTGCCCCTGGGCACCTACTTCGTGCGGGTGCATAACAACCAGGTGAACCTGACCCTGCCGATGGTGCGGAACTAAGCTTCCGTACCCCAAAAGAAAAGGCCGCTGCGCAGTGCGCAGCGGCCTTTTCTTTTGGGATTTGTACAACTAGCCTTCTCACAAACAATGTAGAGCCGCAACCCTGCTCTATGAGCAGTGCGGTACTCAGGGGCAGCGATTCCCTTAAACAACCAGGCCCGGCAGCGGGCAGCTACCGGGCCTATTCGTCTACCTGCTCAGCCGCTTAGCGTAGCGGGCCTTTCATGCCCATCATGCGGGCCATCTGCTGCATGCCGCCTTTAGTCTGGCTCATCTTGTTCATGGTGCGCATCACCTTGCGCATGTCCTCGAACTGCTTCACCAGGTTGTTGACCTGCTGAATATCGGTGCCGGAGCCTTTGGCGAGGCGGCGGCGGCGGGAGCCGTTCAGGAGCTCGGGCTGGGCGCGCTCCTGCGGGGTCATGCTTTTGATGATGGCCTCAATGGGCTTGAAGGCGTCGTCGTCAATCTCCACGTCCTTTAGGGCCTTGCCCATACCCGGAATCATGCCCACCAAGTCCTTGAGGTTGCCCATTTTCTTGATTTGCTCCAGCTGGGAGAGGAAGTCGTCGAAGTTGAACTGGTTTTTGCGAATCTTCTGGTTGATGCGCTTGGCCTCTTCCTCATCAAACTGCTGCTGGGCCCGCTCTACCAGGCTGATTACGTCGCCCATGCCCAGGATGCGCTGGGCCATCCGGTCGGGGTAGAACAGGTCGAGGGCTTCCATCTTCTCGCCCGTCGAGATAAACTTGATGGGCTTCTCGACCACGGCCCGGATGCTCAGGGCCGCGCCGCCGCGGGAGTCGCCGTCGAGCTTGGTGAGCACCACGCCGTCGAAATTGAGCCGGTCGTTGAAGGTCTTGGCCGTGTTCACGGCGTCCTGGCCCGTCATGGAGTCCACCACAAACAGGGTTTCGCTGGGGTTGATGGCCCGCTTTACCTGCTCGATTTCGGCCATCATCTGCTCGTCCACGGCCAGGCGGCCGGCGGTGTCGATGATGACGACCTTCTTGTTGTTTTTGCGGGCAAACTCGATGGCGTTGCGCGAAATCTCCACCGGGTTCTTGTTTTCCGGCTCCGAGTACACTTCCACGCCGATTTGCTCGCCGAGCACCTTCAGCTGGTCGATGGCGGCGGGGCGATACACGTCGCAGGCCACCAGCAGCACGTTGCGGCCCTGCTTCTTGATGAAGTTGGCCAGCTTGCCGGCAAACGTGGTTTTGCCCGAGCCTTGCAAACCCGAAAGCAGCACCACGGCCGGGTCGCCCTTGATAACAATGTCCTGCTTTTCGCCGCCCATGAGCTGGGTCAGCTCATCGTAGACGATTTTGGTCATCAGCTGGCCCGGCGATACGCTGATGAGCACGTCGCGGCCCATGGCCTCGTCCTTGATTTTGTCGGTTACTTCCTTGGCAACCTTGTAGTTCACGTCGGCATCCACGAGGGCCCGGCGGATTTCCTTGACCGTGGAAGCAACGTTGATTTCGGTGATGGAGCCCTGGCCTTTGAGGGTCTTAAAGGCCCGGTCGAGCTTGGTGCTGAGATTATCGAACATGGACTAGTCGCAGATTTTGCAGATTTCTTCTTGATTTAGCTGATTGCTGCCGGCTCTAGGAAGCCTTACGCAGTACGATGCTTTCCAGCACTTCGAGGCGGCGCAGCATATCGGCTTGCGTGTTTTGGTTGGCTTCTACCCGTGCCAGGCGTTGGTCGATGTGCTGCACGTCGGTGCGTAGCTCGGAGACTTCCTGTTTCACACCGTCAATTTTCTTTTCCATCCGGATGAAGCCATCGGCTACGGCCGTGGCAAACCGGTCGAAGATGGCTTCGAAGCGAGCGTCGGATTGCTCCATTCGGCGCTCGAAACGAGCCCCAAGCTCTTCAATAGCCTTTTTGTTTTCCTCCGTCTGCCGGTCAACGGCGCGGAGAACGTCGCCCATCAGGGCCAGCAGGTCGGTGTAATCAGCAGCCATACAAAACGGTACGGGAGAAAGGCGGGTTCAGCCTTCAAAAGTAACCAGAAAACCCCGAAAGGCCGCGGCTGCGTACCTTTGCGGCTTCACCTACGCCCTGCCCTGGCCCGTGCCTGCCGCCCATCCGCTTCGCCTGCTCGTCATTACGTACTACTGGCCGCCGTCGGGCGGGGCCGGGGTGCAGCGCAGTCTGAAGTTTGTGAAGCACCTGCCAGCCCTGGGCGTGGAACCGACGGTGCTTACCGTGGACCCCGCGCGCGGGGCTTACCCGGTGCTGGATTACTCCCTGGAAGCCGACGTGCCGCCTGGCGTGCGGGTGCTGCGCACCGACACCTTCGAGCCGTTTGACAGCTACAGGAAGCTGACGGGCAAGGCGGTACCGTACGGGGGCTTTGCCAACGAAAGCAAAACGAGCTTGGCCCAGCGCTTGTTCAAATTTGTGCGCGGCAACGTGTTCATTCCCGACGCCCGGCGCGGCTGGAACCGCTACGTGCTGCGGGCCGTGGCCGAGCTGCTGGCCGCCGGGGAGCAGTTTGACGCGGTGCTGACGTCCTCGCCGCCCCACTCCACCCAGCTCATCGGGCGGGAGCTGAAGCGGCGCTACGGCCTACGCTGGCTGGCCGACCTGCGCGACCCGTGGACTGACATCTACTACTACCCGGAGCTGCAACACACCCCACCGGCCCGCTGGCTCGACGCGCGCTACGAGCGGCAGGTGCTGCTGGAGGCCGACGAGGTGCTGGTAACCAGCCCCAACACCAAGCGCCTCTTGCTGGGCAAGTCGCCGCAACTGCTGGCCGACAAGTTTCACGTGCTGCCTAACGGCTACGACGAGGACGACTTCCGCACTCCCAGCACGCCACCCACCGACGCCCTGCTCATCACCCACACCGGCACCATCACCGAAACCTACCACATCGAGCAGCTGCTGGCTGCCCTGGCCGAGTGCCAGCGCCGCCACCCCGACGTGCCCCTGCGTCTGCGCTTCGTGGGCAAGGTGTCGGCGGGCGTGCAGCAGCAGGTGGAGCAGGCCGGCCTGGCGGCCCAGACCGAGTTTGTGCCCTTCGTACCGCACGACGAGTCGGTGCGCTACCTGCTGCGCAGCACGGTGCTGCTGATGGCCATTCCCGACGTGGAAAACAACTTCGGCATCTTGCCGGGCAAGGTGTTCGAGTACCTGGCCGCCAATAAACCCGTGCTGTGCGTGGGCCCCGTAGGCTCCGACGCCGACACTCTGCTGGAAGAGTGCGGAGCGGGCCGCGCCCTGCCCTACGACGGTTACGCGGCCATGTTGGAGCAGCTCGAAACGCTGGTAGCCCAGTGGCGCATCAGCCCCAACCTCGACCTGCCCGCCCTCAGCCACGCCCGCTACTCCCGCCGCGCCCTGACCGAGCGGCTGGTGGAGCTGATAAGACCTCACCCCCTAGCCCCCTCTCCACAAGAGAGGGGGAACTAGTAACCCCACCCCCACCCCTCTCCGAAAAGGAGAGGGGCTCTAGCGCTAGTTTTTAGCTGATGCTCTATCAGCCTACTGCTCAACTACCATCAACCAGCCCTAGCCTCTCCAATAAGGGTCTCTAGCTCTAACAAACTAGAACTAGAGCCCCTCCCTTTTGGGGAGGGGTGGGGGTGGGGTTACTAGTTCCCCCTCTCTTGTGGAGAGGGGGCTAGGGGGTGAGGTTCCACAGCCCCCGCAGCTTGGCGGGCACCAGGCTGGCGGCGCGGGCTTTGAGGTCGGTCCAGGGGGAGTGGGCGAGGTGGCGGCCCTGCCACTGGCCGATGGCCTGGGCCAGGCGCTGGGCCAGGGTGCGGTAGTGCTGGCGCTGGTAATGGCGCAGGTTGTTGGTAACGTCGGTGGGGGTGCGCACAAAGTCCCGCACGTCCACCACAAAGCAGTTTTCGGCCTGGGCGGCAAAGTCGGCCAGGGCCTGGTTCATTGTCTGATGCCGCTCCCGGGCGCCGGTTTCGCCCGAGCCGGGCACGTCTATTTCGGCGCCGTTGAGCAGGAAGACGGGCACCGCGGCCGGCACCTGCTCCCGCAGCCAGTGCAGGTTCTGCCGGAACTGCTCGGGGCTGCTGGGGCCTTCGTAGGTGAACTCCTGTTGGAAGCGGCGCAGAAATGCTTCGTCGAGGCCCCGGAACCGGCGGCGGGCGTAGGCCGCGGCTTGGGCGGCAGGGTCGGCGGCGGTGAGGTTGTGGTAGCCGCCGAAGGGAATGGCGCGGCCGGTGGCTTTTTCGCGGTAGAGGTCCTGGGTGTAGTCCATCAACGGGCTGTACACCAACACATCGTATTCTCCCGCCCACAGCTGGGTTTGGAAAGCCTCGCGGCCCAGGAAAGGCAACGCGTTGGCCAGGCGTTGCTGCTCTTCGGCGGGCCACTCGCGGCCGGCGCGCAGCAGGGCCGTGTGCTCCACGTGCACCGGAATCTGGTGCTCATTGGTGTAGTTGAACTCCTCTTTCACTTCCAGGTCGAAAGCCTGCAAAAACGGCGTAAGCTGGCCCAGGTCGCAGCCGCCCTTCAGCAGTACCCGCAGGCGCGGGCTTGCGCTAGTGGCACGGGTCGGGGCGGCGGGTGGAGTGGCGCTGGCTTCCAGCGTAATCCAGTCGGGCAGGTCGGTGCGGTTTAGCTCGGTGGCTACGTCGCCCTGCACTTCCAGGGCCGGAAAGCCCAGGTGGGCGTAGATAAACTGCTCCACGCCCAGGTGCAGGATGCGGCAGGAGAATACAAACTGCTCCAGCTGGTTTTCGGGCTGTTGCAAGCAGTAAATGCCCACCAGGCCGTAGTCGCCGAACCGGTCGTGCACGCGCACGGTGCCCCAGCGGCGGGCGGGGTCTTCCAGGCTCGTCGTCAGCTCGTCCAGGGTTACGCGGCGCTTGGTGAAATTGAGCTGGTTGGAGCGGTTGATCAGCTCCTCCACGCGGGCCAGGTCGGGCAGCACGGCGGGGCCTTCGCGCAACTCCACGCGCACCTGGGCGTCGCGCAGAAAGGCCAGGTTGTCGTTGTACTGGGCGCGGGCCTGCTGCTGGCGCTCCAGCAGCCGGTACTGCTCCAGGCGCGACAACGTGGGGTCGGGCTGGCCGCTGGCCCGCAGCAGCGGGGCCAGCTGAGGCAGGTCCTGGGGGTCGGCTACTTGCAGGTCGGGGTTGTAGTACTGGGCCTCGGCGCGGTTTAGGGGGTTGTCGTCCAGAAACAGGGCGTTGGGGGCGCGCAGCTGCATCTGCTCTAGCAACTGCTTGATGATGGGGCCTTTGGGCTGCCAGCTGATCTGCGGAAACACGAACAGGTCCCGGATGCCCAGCTCCCGCAGCTTGGCCTCGGCCGGGGCGAAGTCATTTTTGGAGACGATGGTGTGCACGATGCCCCGCGCCGCCGTGTCGCGCACCAGTTGCAGGTTGTCTTCCAGGGCCTCCACGGCGCCTTCCGAGAGTGTACCCCGCCAAAAGGTGTCGTCTAAGTCCCAGATAATGACTTTGATGGGCTGAGGCATTTCGTTAGTGGTTATTGATTTTTTGTTTTTCGTTTTTGGGTCGAGCGAAGGCAGTGCCTGCGAAAACGGGTCTATCCAGGTGAAGAAGGGAGCCGGTAATCCTACCAAGGACAAAAAGCGAACAACCAACAACGAAAAACCGATTGACTTACAAAACTAGGGGAATGCCTACTTTTGCCGTCCTTACGCCGGCGCCTGCCGGCCCCTCTCCTACTGCATGGCTCTCGACCTCAATCACAAATCCATTCTGGTAACCGGCGGCACCGGTTCGTTCGGTAAGCAGTTTGTTCAGACTGTTTTTGAGAAATTTCCGCAGGTGAAGCGCCTGGTGGTGTACTCCCGCGACGAGCTGAAGCAGTACGAGATGTCGCAGACGTTTCCGCACGCCACCTACCCGGCTATTCGCTACTTCATCGGCGACGTGCGCGACGCTGAGCGCATGAAGCGGGCCTGCGAGGGTATCGACATCATTGTGCACGCCGCCGCCCTCAAGCAGGTGCCAGCCGCCGAGTACAACCCGATGGAGTGCATCAAAACCAACATCTTCGGGGCCGAAAATGTCATCAACGCCGCTCTCGACTGCGGGGTGAAAGAGGTGGTGGCCCTGAGCACCGACAAGGCCGCCGCCCCCATCAACCTCTACGGGGCCACCAAGCTGTGCTCCGACAAGCTGTTTGTGGCCGCCAATAACATGAAAGGCTCGCGCGACCTGCGCTTTTCGGTGGTGCGCTACGGCAACGTGATTGGCTCCCGTGGCTCGGTGGTGCCGTTTTTCTTGCAGCGCCGCCCCACCGGCGTGCTGCCCATCACCCACCCCGACATGACCCGCTTCAACATTTCCCTGGAGGAAGGCGTGGACTTGGTGCTTTACGCCCTGGAGCACAGCTGGGGTGGCGAAATCTTTGTGCCGAAGATTCCGAGCTACAAAATCACCGAGGTAGCCAAAGCCATCGGCCCCGAGTGCCGGCAGGAAATTGTGGGCATCCGGCCCGGCGAGAAGCTGCACGAGGAGATGATAACCGAAACCGATGCCCTGAGCACCGTGGAGCTGGACAAGTACTACGTCATTCTGCCGTTCACCCCGCGCTGGAGCGTCGACGACTTCATCGAGCACTTCCAGGGCCGCCGCGTCGAGCCCGGCTTCCACTACAACTCCGCCAACAACGACCACTGGCTTACCGCCGAACAGCTCCGCGAGGAAATCCGCCTCCACGTCGACCCCACGTTTGAAGCCTGAGTATAGAGCTTAGACATGAGACTATGAGACATGAGAAGTGAGACGATGTTCTGACGCCAGCGCCACTAAAACATCGTCTCACTTCTCATGTCTCATAGTCTCACTTCTAAAAATCACCGACTTACCTGCACCCAACCGCGGTACTGCTCGGCGGTGGCGGGGTTACGGAGCAGGTAGAAGTACACGCCGTCGGGCTGGCCGGTGGCGTTCCAGCTGTTGTCGTAGCTGCTTTTCTCATACACTCGCTGGCCCCAGCGGTTGAAGACGGTCAGCTCCCAGGCCTGCGGGGTGAGGCCTTTGAGCACGAAGGTTTCATTGCTCCGGTCGCCGTTGGGCGTGATAATGTTGGGAATAGTGAACGGGCACTGGGCGCTGCGCACCACGATGTCGTCCTGGGCCGAACAACTGCCGGGCGGCGTGACTGTGACGGAGTAGGTGCCGGGGTTCAGAACTTCGTAGGTGGAAGCGGTAGAGCCATCCTGCCACCGGTAGGTGGTGCCGGCCGGCTGGGCGCTGGGCCGCAGTAGCAGCGGGCTTTGCAGGCACAGCGTGGTGTCGCGGCCCAGGCTGACGGTAGCGGCTGGCAGCGCCGTCACGGCGACGGAGCCGGTGGCTGCGCAGCCTTGCGGCGAGGTAACAGTGAGCGTGTAGGTGCCGGCCGCCCGCGCCGTGAACGTGGGAGCCGTGGAGCCGTCCTGCCAGCGGTAGGTGGAGCCAGCAGGCTGCGCCCCGGCCTGCAATACCACTTCCTGCCCCACGCACAGCTGCCGCGGGGCCCCCAAACTTACCGTGGGCAACGCGTACACCGTCACAGCCTGCGTGACGACTAACGGAGCAGCCAGGCCAGGCACGGTCAGGGTAAGGGTAGCCGTAAACGTACCGGCCGCGCTGTACACGTGCGTGGCCGTCAGCCCGGTAGCCGTATTGGAAGTGCCCGAAGGCGGGTCGCCGAAGTTCCAGGCGGCGGTAGCGCCAGGAGCATTCTGCACCGTGGCCTGGAAGGTAGTAGCCGCGCCCAAGCACACGGCCGAGGCAGTAACGGTGGCCGTGGGGGCAGGCGCAATGGCATTGGGGAAGTTGGGGAGGCCGTTCTGGCTTAGGTTGCCGCCCAGGAAAACCGCGTTGCGCTGAAAGTCACAAGCAGCACTAAGCTCATTAGGGTTATTGATTCGGTGCAGGGCAGGGCTATTGTAGTCCGAGATGTAGATTTTTTTATCAGGGCCAAGCTGTATTCCACCAAATACAGTACCGCCGGAGGCCACGATAACTCTTGAACTAGCAATGGCCGAAGCAGAACCCGCCAGCAAGTTGAATTGAACAATAGCACCACCCGGCCCTGTGCTGCCGTAGAGCCGGGTGTTATCAGGCGAAAACTCAACCCCGTAGCAATAGCCTGAAGTTAGCGGTATATAGTTTGAAACCCGCCCAGTGACGTTATTGAAATCATATAGTTCAAACTGGTCGTCACGCTTTCCCAGAGCCAGCCGGCGGCCGTCTGGCGACACCTTCATGCAGCCCACAGCATTGGCGGCCCCAAAAAAACTGCCGCCACCTTCATGCACGGAGCCCACACTACTCACAACAGGCTGACTACCGATGCCTGCATCCGACACCAGGAAGCTGTAAAAGTCTCGGTTGCCCCAACCGTGTACCAGGACCCAAAAATCCTTTCCATTGCCGTGGCGGGCTACCGCCAGCTTCTCCGTGACTTTGCCCGTGAGCGTGGGCGTCGGCAGGCGGATGGATTTGGCTGTACTTACAATATCACCCAAGCCGTTTTGCAGGCTCATGTCAACGATGGAGTAGCGCAAGCCCCCGACCAAGTTATTGTCAATGGCATCTACTGTGAAGATATAATATAAGGTAGAGCTGCCAGGATGCGGGACGATGGCTGCTACCTGGGAGGCCGAGTTATGACCGCCCAGGCCGGTGCCATTAGACATTA
This region of Hymenobacter sp. YIM 151500-1 genomic DNA includes:
- a CDS encoding T9SS type B sorting domain-containing protein, which gives rise to MSNGTGLGGHNSASQVAAIVPHPGSSTLYYIFTVDAIDNNLVGGLRYSIVDMSLQNGLGDIVSTAKSIRLPTPTLTGKVTEKLAVARHGNGKDFWVLVHGWGNRDFYSFLVSDAGIGSQPVVSSVGSVHEGGGSFFGAANAVGCMKVSPDGRRLALGKRDDQFELYDFNNVTGRVSNYIPLTSGYCYGVEFSPDNTRLYGSTGPGGAIVQFNLLAGSASAIASSRVIVASGGTVFGGIQLGPDKKIYISDYNSPALHRINNPNELSAACDFQRNAVFLGGNLSQNGLPNFPNAIAPAPTATVTASAVCLGAATTFQATVQNAPGATAAWNFGDPPSGTSNTATGLTATHVYSAAGTFTATLTLTVPGLAAPLVVTQAVTVYALPTVSLGAPRQLCVGQEVVLQAGAQPAGSTYRWQDGSTAPTFTARAAGTYTLTVTSPQGCAATGSVAVTALPAATVSLGRDTTLCLQSPLLLRPSAQPAGTTYRWQDGSTASTYEVLNPGTYSVTVTPPGSCSAQDDIVVRSAQCPFTIPNIITPNGDRSNETFVLKGLTPQAWELTVFNRWGQRVYEKSSYDNSWNATGQPDGVYFYLLRNPATAEQYRGWVQVSR